A single Anopheles funestus chromosome 2RL, idAnoFuneDA-416_04, whole genome shotgun sequence DNA region contains:
- the LOC125763903 gene encoding epidermal growth factor receptor substrate 15-like 1 isoform X4 translates to MTDIVKLAGDHILIYEGYYKQLDPKETNEIGALAAAKFLKKSGLSDVVLSRIWDLSDPTGKGYLTKEGFFVSLKLIGLAQEGSDISLKNINHVLSKPPKVGDLPKPPAQVKLLPAESTDWSMKPEKRQQYEQLFDSLGPMNGLLPGAKVRVTLMNSKLPLDTLGRIWDLADQDRDGSLDKHEFCVAMHLVYEALDKRAIPAILPPQLQRNYGTQTAQNGAGGFDAFGSGAADGGGFVANFPTDIAPPPVVPPLPAALTRPPPMAGNAPIIPPVPMVPLVSASAPIEVTSWVVSPLERCKYEEIFNKSDTDRDGLVSGLEIKDVFLQSGVAQNLLAHIWALCDTNQSGKLKLEEFCLAMWFVDRAKKGIDPPQALAPNMVPPSLRKSSLIQAQEPPQPTYSNPELEMISKEIDELAKERRLLEQEVAQKEADVRIKSGELRSLQSELDTLTATLKQLENQKGEAQKRLDDLKNQQVDVDQALLAVACNIDDARQQVNKIREQCQKQEATLKEQEGELDSRRSELQKLRDEEQSLEKEYNTSTKEVDRLTSQLQDTQLEISQVKAMVTQIQEYQRQMTDALSMFRSAIESNDPILVSDYSLKIEPEFREAKQALEEKEVENANKRDPFGDNRANGFSAGETETGFGDDFKSNGFTTQFDVGSNGGFHGTGGGFGDDGFGAFGAKTNASSGADPFASAGADPFGERKGSAAEPAKDEFGCDPFAILHAPTTAGQALTPSPSKSVAPPRPESPSPALPPKKAKQPPPRPAPPRPMQGPTPTKPAPPASDAFGDSSGGGSFANFADFDNKW, encoded by the exons ATGACCGACATTGTAAAG CTCGCAGGAGACCACATCCTGATATACGAGGGTTACTATAAACAG CTTGATCCaaaagaaacgaacgaaatCGGTGCGCTTGCTGCAGCAAAATTCCTCAAGAAATCCGGCCTCAGTGATGTCGTCCTCAGTCGCATATGGGATTTATCAGATCCAACCGGAAAAGGCTACCTGACGAAGGAAGGATTTTTCGTCTCACTCAAGCTGATCGGTTTGGCACAGGAAGGTTCAGACATTAGTctcaaaaacatcaaccatGTTCTATCGAAACCACCAAAGGTG GGTGATCTACCAAAACCTCCAGCACAGGTAAAATTGCTTCCAGCCGAAAGTACAGACTGGTCGATGAAACCGGAAAAGCGACAACAGTACGAGCAACTGTTCGATTCCCTCGGTCCCATGAACGGATTACTCCCGGGAGCGAAGGTCCGTGTGACGTTGATGAACTCGAAGCTGCCGCTCGACACACTCGGCCGCATCTGGGATCTGGCGGATCAGGATCGGGACGGAAGCCTCGACAAACATGAATTCTGCGTGGCCATGCATCTGGTGTACGAAGCGCTGGATAAGCGTGCCATCCCGGCCATATTGCCACCTCAGTTACAGCGTAACTATGGCACACAAACCGCACAGAATGGTGCCGGTGGGTTCGATGCGTTTGGCAGTGGTGCCGCAGACGGTGGTGGTTTTGTGGCAAACTTCCCGACCGACATTGCACCGCCACCGGTCGTACCACCGCTGCCGGCTGCACTCACACGACCACCACCAATGGCTGGAAACGCTCCTATCATTCCGCCCGTACCGATGGTACCACTCGTTTCCGCATCTGCGCCGATTGAGGTGACCAGCTGGGTTGTGTCACCGCTTGAGCGTTGCAAGTACGAGGAGATCTTCAACAAGAGTGACACCGATCGGGATGGTCTCGTGTCGGGTCTGGAAATAAAGGATGTCTTTCTGCAGTCGGGTGTGGCGCAGAACTTGCTCGCACACATATGGGCATTGTGTGATACGAACCAGTCGGGCAAGCTGAAGCTAGAAGAGTTCTGTCTAGCCATGTGGTTCGTTGATCGAGCCAAAAAGGGTATCGATCCGCCTCAGGCATTGGCCCCGAACATGGTACCGCCCAGTTTGCGGAAGAGTTCACTCATCCAAGCGCAG GAACCACCTCAACCAACCTACAGCAATCCGGAGTTGGAAATGATCTCCAAAGAAATAGACGAGCTTGCAAAGGAGCGCCGTTTGCTGGAGCAAGAAGTTGCCCAGAAGGAGGCTGACGTGCGAATTAAGAGCGGTGAATTGCGCAGCCTGCAA AGCGAATTGGACACGCTAACAGCAACGTTAAAGCAGCTGGAAAACCAAAAAGGTGAAGCACAGAAGCGTTTGGATGACCTTAAGAATCAg CAAGTAGATGTAGATCAAGCCTTGCTAGCGGTAGCGTGCAACATTGACGATGCTCGTCAACAG GTGAACAAAATTCGCGAACAGTGCCAGAAGCAGGAAGCAACGCTCAAGGAGCAAGAAGGTGAGCTGGACTCGCGCCGTTCCGAGCTGCAGAAGCTGAGGGATGAGGAGCAATCGCTCGAGAAGGAGTACAACACCAGCACCAAAGAGGTCGACCGGTTGACATCGCAGCTGCAGGACACGCAGCTAGAGATCAGTCAGGTGAAGGCCATGGTTACTCAAATACAAGAGTACCAGCGTCAAATGACGGACGCACTTTCGATGTTCCGTTCGGCGATCGAATCGAACGATCCGATACTGGTGTCCGACTATTCGCTCAAGATTGAGCCGGAGTTCCGCGAAGCGAAACAGGCTCTGGAAGAGAAGGAGGTTGAGAACGCTAACAAGCGCGATCCGTTCGGCGATAACAGAGCGAACGGGTTCAGTGCCGGCGAGACGGAAACGGGCTTCGGGGATGATTTCAAGTCGAACGGTTTCACCACACAGTTCGATGTCGGTTCGAATGGAGGATTTCACGGAACGGGCGGTGGATTCGGGGACGACGGGTTTGGTGCGTTCggtgcaaaaacaaatgctaGCAGCGGTGCAGATCCGTTTGCATCCGCTGGTGCCGATCCGTTCGGTGAACGGAAAGGTAGTGCAGCAGAG cCCGCCAAAGATGAGTTCGGATGCGATCCGTTTGCTATACTGCATGCTCCGACCACTGCCGGTCAAGCTCTGACACCTAGTCCCAGCAAATCCGTTGCACCACCGCGTCCAGAATCGCCTAGCCCAGCCCTGCCACCGAAGAAAGCTAAGCAGCCACCACCGCGACCGGCACCGCCACGACCAATGCAG GGCCCTACGCCTACCAAACCTGCACCACCGGCGTCGGATGCATTCGGTGATAGTAGCGGCGGTGGCAGCTTTGCCAATTTTGCCGACTTCGACAATAAG TGGTAA
- the LOC125763903 gene encoding epidermal growth factor receptor substrate 15-like 1 isoform X5 yields the protein MTDIVKLAGDHILIYEGYYKQLDPKETNEIGALAAAKFLKKSGLSDVVLSRIWDLSDPTGKGYLTKEGFFVSLKLIGLAQEGSDISLKNINHVLSKPPKVGDLPKPPAQVKLLPAESTDWSMKPEKRQQYEQLFDSLGPMNGLLPGAKVRVTLMNSKLPLDTLGRIWDLADQDRDGSLDKHEFCVAMHLVYEALDKRAIPAILPPQLQRNYGTQTAQNGAGGFDAFGSGAADGGGFVANFPTDIAPPPVVPPLPAALTRPPPMAGNAPIIPPVPMVPLVSASAPIEVTSWVVSPLERCKYEEIFNKSDTDRDGLVSGLEIKDVFLQSGVAQNLLAHIWALCDTNQSGKLKLEEFCLAMWFVDRAKKGIDPPQALAPNMVPPSLRKSSLIQAQEPPQPTYSNPELEMISKEIDELAKERRLLEQEVAQKEADVRIKSGELRSLQSELDTLTATLKQLENQKGEAQKRLDDLKNQQVDVDQALLAVACNIDDARQQVNKIREQCQKQEATLKEQEGELDSRRSELQKLRDEEQSLEKEYNTSTKEVDRLTSQLQDTQLEISQVKAMVTQIQEYQRQMTDALSMFRSAIESNDPILVSDYSLKIEPEFREAKQALEEKEVENANKRDPFGDNRANGFSAGETETGFGDDFKSNGFTTQFDVGSNGGFHGTGGGFGDDGFGAFGAKTNASSGADPFASAGADPFGERKGSAAEPAKDEFGCDPFAILHAPTTAGQALTPSPSKSVAPPRPESPSPALPPKKAKQPPPRPAPPRPMQGPTPTKPAPPASDAFGDSSGGGSFANFADFDNK from the exons ATGACCGACATTGTAAAG CTCGCAGGAGACCACATCCTGATATACGAGGGTTACTATAAACAG CTTGATCCaaaagaaacgaacgaaatCGGTGCGCTTGCTGCAGCAAAATTCCTCAAGAAATCCGGCCTCAGTGATGTCGTCCTCAGTCGCATATGGGATTTATCAGATCCAACCGGAAAAGGCTACCTGACGAAGGAAGGATTTTTCGTCTCACTCAAGCTGATCGGTTTGGCACAGGAAGGTTCAGACATTAGTctcaaaaacatcaaccatGTTCTATCGAAACCACCAAAGGTG GGTGATCTACCAAAACCTCCAGCACAGGTAAAATTGCTTCCAGCCGAAAGTACAGACTGGTCGATGAAACCGGAAAAGCGACAACAGTACGAGCAACTGTTCGATTCCCTCGGTCCCATGAACGGATTACTCCCGGGAGCGAAGGTCCGTGTGACGTTGATGAACTCGAAGCTGCCGCTCGACACACTCGGCCGCATCTGGGATCTGGCGGATCAGGATCGGGACGGAAGCCTCGACAAACATGAATTCTGCGTGGCCATGCATCTGGTGTACGAAGCGCTGGATAAGCGTGCCATCCCGGCCATATTGCCACCTCAGTTACAGCGTAACTATGGCACACAAACCGCACAGAATGGTGCCGGTGGGTTCGATGCGTTTGGCAGTGGTGCCGCAGACGGTGGTGGTTTTGTGGCAAACTTCCCGACCGACATTGCACCGCCACCGGTCGTACCACCGCTGCCGGCTGCACTCACACGACCACCACCAATGGCTGGAAACGCTCCTATCATTCCGCCCGTACCGATGGTACCACTCGTTTCCGCATCTGCGCCGATTGAGGTGACCAGCTGGGTTGTGTCACCGCTTGAGCGTTGCAAGTACGAGGAGATCTTCAACAAGAGTGACACCGATCGGGATGGTCTCGTGTCGGGTCTGGAAATAAAGGATGTCTTTCTGCAGTCGGGTGTGGCGCAGAACTTGCTCGCACACATATGGGCATTGTGTGATACGAACCAGTCGGGCAAGCTGAAGCTAGAAGAGTTCTGTCTAGCCATGTGGTTCGTTGATCGAGCCAAAAAGGGTATCGATCCGCCTCAGGCATTGGCCCCGAACATGGTACCGCCCAGTTTGCGGAAGAGTTCACTCATCCAAGCGCAG GAACCACCTCAACCAACCTACAGCAATCCGGAGTTGGAAATGATCTCCAAAGAAATAGACGAGCTTGCAAAGGAGCGCCGTTTGCTGGAGCAAGAAGTTGCCCAGAAGGAGGCTGACGTGCGAATTAAGAGCGGTGAATTGCGCAGCCTGCAA AGCGAATTGGACACGCTAACAGCAACGTTAAAGCAGCTGGAAAACCAAAAAGGTGAAGCACAGAAGCGTTTGGATGACCTTAAGAATCAg CAAGTAGATGTAGATCAAGCCTTGCTAGCGGTAGCGTGCAACATTGACGATGCTCGTCAACAG GTGAACAAAATTCGCGAACAGTGCCAGAAGCAGGAAGCAACGCTCAAGGAGCAAGAAGGTGAGCTGGACTCGCGCCGTTCCGAGCTGCAGAAGCTGAGGGATGAGGAGCAATCGCTCGAGAAGGAGTACAACACCAGCACCAAAGAGGTCGACCGGTTGACATCGCAGCTGCAGGACACGCAGCTAGAGATCAGTCAGGTGAAGGCCATGGTTACTCAAATACAAGAGTACCAGCGTCAAATGACGGACGCACTTTCGATGTTCCGTTCGGCGATCGAATCGAACGATCCGATACTGGTGTCCGACTATTCGCTCAAGATTGAGCCGGAGTTCCGCGAAGCGAAACAGGCTCTGGAAGAGAAGGAGGTTGAGAACGCTAACAAGCGCGATCCGTTCGGCGATAACAGAGCGAACGGGTTCAGTGCCGGCGAGACGGAAACGGGCTTCGGGGATGATTTCAAGTCGAACGGTTTCACCACACAGTTCGATGTCGGTTCGAATGGAGGATTTCACGGAACGGGCGGTGGATTCGGGGACGACGGGTTTGGTGCGTTCggtgcaaaaacaaatgctaGCAGCGGTGCAGATCCGTTTGCATCCGCTGGTGCCGATCCGTTCGGTGAACGGAAAGGTAGTGCAGCAGAG cCCGCCAAAGATGAGTTCGGATGCGATCCGTTTGCTATACTGCATGCTCCGACCACTGCCGGTCAAGCTCTGACACCTAGTCCCAGCAAATCCGTTGCACCACCGCGTCCAGAATCGCCTAGCCCAGCCCTGCCACCGAAGAAAGCTAAGCAGCCACCACCGCGACCGGCACCGCCACGACCAATGCAG GGCCCTACGCCTACCAAACCTGCACCACCGGCGTCGGATGCATTCGGTGATAGTAGCGGCGGTGGCAGCTTTGCCAATTTTGCCGACTTCGACAATAAG TGA